The Cydia pomonella isolate Wapato2018A chromosome 17, ilCydPomo1, whole genome shotgun sequence genome includes a window with the following:
- the LOC133526754 gene encoding ejaculatory bulb-specific protein 3-like — MQVTQVLLSIYACALVAAVPAPELTDAQLDQILYNPTTIKMYIKCATNEGPCDVVGKRMRTLAPLVLRGACPQCSARETRQIRRTLAFIQRNYPWEWAKIMKLSLLVVASVLACVCAQARPPVSDTALEDALNDKRFIQRQLKCALGEAPCDPVGKRLKTLAPLVLRGACPQCTPQETKQIQRTLSYVQRNFPAEWAKIVRQYAG, encoded by the exons ATGCAG GTGACGCAGGTCCTCCTCAGCATATACGCGTGCGCATTGGTGGCCGCGGTCCCTGCGCCGGAGTTGACGGACGCGCAGCTTGATCAGATCCTGTACAACCCGACCACCATCAAGATGTACATCAAGTGCGCCACTAACGAGGGCCCTTGTGATGTTGTTGGAAAGAGAATGAGAA CGCTCGCCCCGTTGGTGCTCCGCGGCGCATGCCCTCAGTGTTCAGCGAGGGAGACGCGCCAGATCCGACGCACGCTCGCGTTCATCCAGCGCAACTACCCCTGGGAGTGGGCCAAGATC ATGAAACTATCGCTTTTAGTTGTGGCGAGCGTGCTGGCATGCGTGTGTGCGCAAGCGCGGCCGCCGGTTTCCGACACCGCGCTTGAAGATGCGCTGAACGACAAGCGCTTCATCCAGCGGCAGCTCAAGTGCGCGCTCGGCGAGGCGCCCTGCGACCCCGTCGGGAAGAGGCTCAAAa CGCTGGCCCCGCTGGTGCTGCGCGGCGCCTGTCCGCAGTGCACGCCGCAGGAGACCAAGCAGATCCAGCGCACGCTGTCCTACGTGCAGCGCAACTTCCCCGCGGAGTGGGCCAAGATCGTGCGCCAATATGCCGGCTGA